A section of the Dehalobacter sp. DCM genome encodes:
- a CDS encoding phage tail tube protein, with amino-acid sequence MALSPERIMNGTHGEVWLDDEKVAECSGLQAKINLSKSDVQICGRMAKGYKVTGWEGRGSLKLHKVSSRMINKVAMDIKAGRGTVCTIVSKLADPDAYGSERVALKNVMFDEVALADWEAGKNSEETVPFTFSDFDLLDVISESLIQG; translated from the coding sequence ATGGCGTTAAGTCCTGAAAGAATTATGAATGGAACCCACGGCGAGGTGTGGCTCGATGATGAAAAGGTCGCTGAATGCAGCGGCCTTCAAGCTAAGATCAACCTTTCAAAAAGTGATGTCCAAATCTGCGGCCGCATGGCAAAGGGGTATAAAGTAACCGGCTGGGAAGGTAGAGGTAGCTTGAAGCTGCACAAGGTCTCCAGCAGGATGATCAATAAAGTCGCGATGGATATTAAAGCCGGCAGAGGAACCGTCTGCACCATCGTATCCAAATTAGCTGACCCCGATGCCTACGGCTCAGAACGCGTTGCGCTCAAGAACGTGATGTTCGACGAAGTGGCCCTGGCCGATTGGGAAGCTGGAAAAAATAGCGAGGAAACAGTACCGTTTACCTTTAGTGATTTTGATCTGCTGGATGTGATCAGCGAGAGTCTGATTCAGGGATAA
- a CDS encoding phage tail sheath subtilisin-like domain-containing protein: MPLPKINILFQEAASTAIKRGERGIVALILKDSVHNGAHVYETLSDIPSDLSTANKKQIELAFMGGENPPLQLLVYILPTAASSYTSAQTYLEGSVWNYLAVPGISSADATTIATWVKGLRDTLNLSVKAVLPNTAADHEGVINFATDNIVAGGTTYTTANYSSRIAGILAGNPLSISSTFQVLSEVDDVPHSTTSEFNTAIDAGKLVLMNDGEKVKIARAVNSLTTLTSNKGAAFKKIKLVDIMDMIYADIKKTTNDAYIGKLPNTYDNKCLLITAIRAYYESLENQQLLDRGKNSVDIDITAQKTYLQSIGVNTSAMTDQQIKEANTGDKIFLSGPIKIVDAIEDFELKISI, encoded by the coding sequence ATGCCATTGCCAAAAATCAATATCCTATTCCAAGAGGCCGCCAGTACGGCGATCAAAAGAGGGGAACGCGGAATTGTTGCTCTAATTCTGAAAGACAGCGTTCATAATGGCGCCCATGTTTATGAAACACTGAGTGACATTCCATCCGATCTCAGTACGGCGAATAAAAAACAAATCGAGCTGGCCTTCATGGGCGGCGAGAATCCGCCGTTACAACTGCTGGTCTATATCCTTCCGACAGCTGCTTCAAGTTATACCAGTGCCCAGACTTACCTGGAGGGATCCGTCTGGAACTATCTGGCCGTCCCAGGTATCAGTTCCGCTGATGCCACAACCATCGCGACCTGGGTTAAAGGGTTAAGAGACACTCTCAATCTGAGTGTCAAAGCGGTATTACCCAACACCGCTGCGGATCATGAAGGTGTCATTAACTTTGCAACCGACAATATTGTAGCTGGTGGAACGACATATACTACAGCCAATTACAGCTCCCGGATCGCCGGAATTCTCGCGGGGAATCCCCTGTCCATCAGTTCTACTTTCCAAGTCTTGTCCGAAGTTGATGATGTTCCTCATTCAACGACTAGCGAGTTCAACACCGCCATCGATGCCGGAAAATTGGTTCTGATGAATGACGGGGAAAAAGTCAAAATCGCAAGGGCTGTCAACAGTTTGACCACGCTGACGTCAAACAAAGGCGCCGCCTTTAAGAAGATAAAACTTGTCGACATCATGGATATGATCTACGCCGATATCAAGAAGACCACCAATGATGCCTATATCGGAAAACTTCCGAACACCTATGATAATAAATGTCTGCTCATTACGGCGATTCGAGCGTACTATGAATCGCTGGAAAACCAGCAGTTATTGGATCGCGGGAAAAATTCCGTCGACATCGACATAACAGCCCAGAAAACGTACCTGCAATCTATTGGGGTGAATACGAGCGCGATGACAGACCAGCAAATCAAAGAGGCCAACACCGGGGACAAGATATTCCTGTCCGGACCGATTAAGATCGTGGATGCAATTGAGGACTTTGAACTGAAGATCAGTATCTAA
- a CDS encoding phage tail terminator family protein, with the protein MQAIIDAVSNMILTRYPGYSIYMEEMQEGFNRPSFSVIFIQETQTDKNQRFYARNIILYVIFNATLNANGNPDKALQYQVYENIRDLFSCGTITVGERKVKIRQITGGPKGKEIYLGFNLDTTGSRPDTSGQGTLAGSLSMQLDL; encoded by the coding sequence ATACAAGCCATTATCGACGCGGTCAGCAATATGATTCTGACAAGGTATCCAGGCTATTCCATCTATATGGAAGAAATGCAGGAAGGTTTTAACAGACCTTCTTTTTCTGTGATCTTTATTCAAGAAACGCAGACCGACAAAAACCAACGGTTTTATGCCAGAAATATCATTTTATATGTCATATTCAATGCGACTCTAAATGCCAACGGCAACCCCGACAAAGCATTGCAGTATCAAGTCTACGAGAATATCCGGGACTTGTTCAGCTGCGGCACCATCACTGTTGGGGAAAGAAAAGTAAAAATCCGGCAAATCACTGGCGGCCCGAAGGGCAAGGAAATTTATCTGGGCTTTAATTTAGATACCACCGGTAGCAGGCCGGACACTTCCGGGCAGGGAACACTTGCAGGAAGTCTCAGTATGCAATTGGATCTATAG
- a CDS encoding M23 family metallopeptidase encodes MLPLKSARVTYPYGVKNKRYRKGFHTGIDLASTETPIYASVPGTVIEARYALGKGADPAGWGNYVIIRTCNGLYDLIHAHLAAVNVVYGQTIKEGTVLGIMGSTGNSSGPHLHFEVRRVPWGSRDEINPAIFLGIENKKGAIERLSEEKKGISPTLILCNPGPDERAAAYLADYLKASVSCLADASAESIYCAERIYVIGSTAKVSPQAINIVGTDRYDTCQKVLAICQRH; translated from the coding sequence ATGTTGCCTTTAAAATCAGCACGTGTGACCTATCCCTATGGCGTAAAAAACAAGCGGTATCGGAAAGGGTTCCACACAGGTATCGATCTTGCCTCGACGGAAACTCCGATCTACGCTTCCGTACCCGGTACAGTCATCGAAGCAAGGTATGCATTGGGGAAAGGAGCTGATCCTGCAGGTTGGGGAAATTATGTTATTATACGGACCTGTAATGGCCTCTATGATCTCATCCATGCCCACCTTGCAGCTGTCAACGTAGTTTATGGTCAGACGATTAAAGAAGGTACAGTTCTCGGCATTATGGGCAGTACGGGAAACAGCAGCGGTCCCCATTTGCATTTTGAGGTTCGCAGGGTGCCCTGGGGTAGTAGGGATGAGATCAATCCGGCTATCTTTCTTGGCATAGAGAACAAGAAAGGTGCAATAGAAAGGCTAAGTGAGGAAAAAAAGGGAATAAGCCCGACGTTGATTCTTTGTAACCCCGGTCCTGATGAACGCGCAGCCGCTTACTTGGCCGATTACCTAAAGGCTTCCGTATCCTGCCTCGCCGACGCGTCGGCAGAATCAATCTATTGTGCTGAGAGAATCTATGTTATTGGCAGTACGGCAAAAGTATCACCGCAAGCGATTAACATCGTCGGTACGGATCGCTACGATACTTGCCAAAAAGTACTCGCCATCTGTCAACGTCATTAG
- a CDS encoding helix-turn-helix transcriptional regulator: protein MSDRQSTDVEDILEAYYRKLDEIQVKEIVIKTIEKNVGELRRMLLDVNELVPSKDVISVYGGILGGAGYVCEASAQSYPALKPPKDRIEKELVKLRQRRIKLKMQIVYLESAIEGISFAMSLLDPIDRTICEGCYGLKGKSNMQISQELNMDEKTIRNRRKKIMLKLTMYLHLNSQS from the coding sequence TTGAGTGACAGACAGAGTACAGATGTGGAGGATATTCTAGAGGCTTATTATCGCAAATTAGATGAAATACAGGTCAAGGAAATTGTGATTAAGACTATTGAGAAAAATGTGGGTGAGCTCAGAAGAATGCTATTGGATGTCAATGAACTGGTGCCTTCGAAGGATGTGATATCCGTATATGGAGGAATTTTAGGTGGAGCCGGTTATGTTTGTGAAGCGTCTGCTCAATCTTATCCCGCACTTAAGCCACCCAAAGATAGGATAGAGAAGGAGCTGGTGAAATTACGACAACGAAGGATCAAGCTTAAGATGCAGATCGTCTATCTTGAGTCGGCTATAGAAGGTATAAGCTTTGCCATGAGTTTATTAGATCCGATAGACCGGACCATCTGTGAAGGATGTTATGGCCTTAAGGGAAAAAGTAATATGCAAATTAGCCAGGAGTTGAATATGGATGAGAAAACGATTAGGAACAGACGGAAGAAAATAATGCTGAAGCTTACAATGTATTTGCATCTTAATTCCCAGTCATAG
- the lexA gene encoding transcriptional repressor LexA, which translates to MDFGKILKYLRQTKKITQNELAHALDVSRSAISLYELGLREPDLKFLQRVCSYFDVSMDYLFNEDQTNHENIPKPYSNKNHSLVMVPIVGRVPAGTPTIPFEDIEDYLPVPGSFVREDETVFALKIKGDSMIDLGINNGDIVLVKKQETAQNGQTVIARIDGEEVTCKRFYNIDNRKVTLEPANSKYRALEPDHVEIVGVVFKVIKDVF; encoded by the coding sequence GTGGACTTTGGAAAAATATTAAAATACTTACGGCAGACGAAAAAAATTACTCAAAACGAGTTAGCCCATGCTCTGGATGTCTCCCGTTCCGCTATTTCGTTATATGAACTAGGCTTACGCGAGCCTGATTTAAAATTCCTCCAGAGAGTATGTAGTTACTTTGATGTTTCAATGGATTATCTTTTTAACGAAGACCAAACGAATCACGAGAACATACCTAAGCCTTACAGCAACAAAAACCATTCCTTAGTCATGGTTCCGATCGTCGGTCGGGTTCCGGCTGGGACGCCAACGATACCCTTTGAGGATATTGAAGATTATCTGCCTGTCCCGGGTTCTTTTGTTCGCGAAGACGAAACAGTTTTTGCTCTGAAGATAAAGGGCGATTCCATGATTGATCTCGGCATTAATAACGGTGACATTGTGTTGGTTAAAAAACAGGAAACCGCTCAAAACGGCCAAACTGTTATCGCAAGGATCGACGGGGAAGAGGTCACATGCAAACGATTCTACAATATCGATAATAGAAAAGTGACACTTGAACCTGCCAACAGCAAATACCGCGCACTGGAACCCGACCATGTTGAGATCGTTGGGGTTGTATTTAAAGTTATTAAAGATGTATTCTGA
- a CDS encoding HD-GYP domain-containing protein has protein sequence MMQNALLGYQDLIETIMATLDARDSYTASHSERVSDTTEWICEMLHLPKNTSEMIHIAAHVHDIGKIGVPDHVLLKSSTLTDLEWHLMKKHSETGYQILSKVAGLDKIALIVRHHHERWDGKGYPLGLAGKDIPIGSRIIALADSIDAMLSDRNYREAMSLTQCKSEIERNSGVMFDPVITRILLDNWPGFV, from the coding sequence ATGATGCAGAATGCCTTACTGGGTTATCAGGACTTGATTGAGACAATCATGGCTACGTTAGATGCACGTGACTCCTATACTGCCAGCCATTCTGAAAGGGTAAGCGATACCACAGAGTGGATTTGCGAAATGTTACACCTACCGAAAAATACATCCGAGATGATCCATATCGCGGCGCATGTCCATGACATAGGAAAAATTGGAGTTCCGGATCATGTGCTGTTAAAGTCATCCACGTTAACCGACCTTGAATGGCATTTGATGAAAAAACATTCGGAAACCGGCTATCAAATCCTGAGTAAGGTTGCCGGTTTGGATAAAATAGCGCTGATTGTCAGGCACCATCATGAGCGCTGGGACGGCAAAGGATATCCGCTGGGCCTTGCCGGCAAGGATATCCCTATCGGCTCCAGAATCATTGCCCTCGCGGATTCCATCGACGCCATGTTAAGCGACAGGAATTACCGCGAAGCCATGTCGTTAACCCAATGCAAAAGCGAAATCGAACGGAATTCAGGCGTTATGTTCGATCCCGTTATCACACGCATCCTTCTTGATAATTGGCCTGGCTTTGTTTAA
- a CDS encoding sigma-70 family RNA polymerase sigma factor yields the protein MMLGQHWQQVEEWMGLYGDRIMRVVFLVVNDIHLAEEITQDVFIKAYENADNFRSASAPYTWLYRIALNLSRNNIRRRRRFRLVPWEDDVYPLHVLEEPLVDHIIRRDTGRQIRRCLRQLPIRYLEVVVLYYYEDLKIGDIAHVLEMPEGTVKSHLARGRKALEKVMRKEGMADAGAGSIKELAER from the coding sequence ATGATGCTTGGGCAGCATTGGCAGCAGGTAGAGGAATGGATGGGCCTTTACGGTGACCGGATTATGCGCGTCGTCTTCCTTGTTGTTAACGATATCCATTTAGCAGAAGAAATCACGCAAGATGTATTTATCAAAGCTTATGAAAATGCGGACAATTTCCGCAGTGCGTCTGCGCCGTATACCTGGCTGTACCGCATTGCGCTGAATCTCAGCCGCAACAATATTCGGCGTCGCCGCCGCTTCCGCCTTGTGCCATGGGAAGACGACGTCTACCCACTCCATGTGTTGGAAGAACCTTTGGTGGATCATATTATCCGCAGGGACACAGGAAGGCAGATCAGGCGCTGTCTCCGGCAGCTTCCCATCCGTTACCTGGAAGTGGTTGTACTTTATTACTACGAGGATTTAAAGATAGGCGATATCGCTCATGTTCTGGAAATGCCGGAAGGCACAGTCAAGAGTCATCTGGCCAGGGGCCGAAAAGCCTTGGAAAAAGTGATGCGAAAGGAGGGAATGGCAGATGCAGGAGCAGGATCAATTAAAGAATTGGCTGAAAGATAA
- the metF gene encoding methylenetetrahydrofolate reductase [NAD(P)H], producing the protein MNILEKFETKKAVVSFEVFPPKQIASIDMIHETIDGLAPLRPDYISVTYGAGGSSSNNTIEIASKIRNKYRINALAHLTCVGSSKAQIDTILMDLKNKGINHIMVLRGDLPQNADPVNVFQDFKHASDLAAYITDKSDFCLGGACYPETHPECPDINQDVDNLKRKIEAGVQFLITQLFLDNEKFYRFRDKLEQNRIAVPIQAGIMPVTNVQLIERMVKLSNTRIPKKLARTLEKFEHNQEAIKDAGIAYASEQIIELLANDVNGIHLYTMNKPQTAKDIMKNVGTMVYALNEADNQISA; encoded by the coding sequence ATGAACATTTTAGAAAAATTCGAAACAAAAAAAGCGGTCGTATCTTTTGAGGTTTTTCCTCCGAAGCAAATTGCTTCTATTGATATGATCCATGAGACGATTGACGGGCTTGCTCCTCTTAGACCTGATTATATCAGTGTTACTTACGGTGCGGGCGGAAGCTCCAGTAACAATACAATAGAAATCGCATCGAAGATTCGCAATAAGTACCGCATCAATGCGCTGGCCCATCTGACTTGTGTGGGATCGTCGAAAGCCCAGATTGATACGATCCTGATGGATTTAAAAAATAAAGGCATTAACCACATTATGGTGCTGAGAGGAGATTTGCCCCAAAATGCTGATCCGGTAAATGTTTTTCAAGATTTTAAACACGCATCGGATTTAGCGGCTTATATCACAGATAAATCCGATTTCTGTCTTGGAGGGGCATGTTACCCTGAAACCCATCCGGAGTGCCCGGATATAAATCAAGACGTTGACAATCTAAAAAGAAAGATAGAAGCAGGCGTGCAATTTTTGATAACACAACTTTTCCTTGATAATGAAAAATTCTATCGCTTCCGGGATAAGCTTGAACAAAACCGGATAGCTGTCCCAATTCAAGCCGGTATCATGCCGGTGACGAATGTTCAGCTTATTGAGAGAATGGTAAAGCTCTCCAATACGCGAATCCCTAAAAAGCTTGCCCGAACCTTAGAAAAATTTGAACACAATCAGGAAGCAATCAAAGATGCCGGCATTGCCTATGCATCCGAACAAATTATTGAACTTTTGGCGAATGATGTTAACGGGATTCATCTGTATACAATGAATAAGCCTCAGACGGCGAAAGACATTATGAAGAATGTAGGAACTATGGTTTATGCGCTAAATGAAGCCGATAATCAGATATCGGCATAG
- a CDS encoding helix-turn-helix domain-containing protein, with product MAIIINLDVMLAKRKMSVTELSERVGITMANLSILKNGKAKAIRLSTLESICKALDCQPGDIIEYMRDDE from the coding sequence ATGGCAATTATCATTAATCTTGATGTGATGCTGGCAAAAAGAAAAATGAGTGTCACAGAGCTTTCCGAGAGAGTTGGAATAACGATGGCGAACCTATCTATATTAAAAAATGGAAAGGCGAAAGCCATTCGCTTATCCACGTTGGAGTCCATTTGTAAGGCTTTAGACTGTCAACCCGGAGATATTATCGAATATATGCGTGACGATGAGTAG
- a CDS encoding DUF2975 domain-containing protein, which yields MKRETLFLKIAVILIGMPVLALCVLGLPMVVRGNEGYFPTYWLYPVIIGMYLSAIPFYFALYRAFKLLCDIDMNKAFSESSVKSLKYIKYCASMIGILYAAITPFMYLMAELDDAPGLILIGLVITFGSVVVAVFAAVLQKLLRNAIDIKSENDLTI from the coding sequence ATGAAACGAGAAACACTTTTTTTAAAGATAGCTGTCATTCTTATTGGCATGCCCGTTCTTGCTTTGTGTGTATTGGGGTTACCTATGGTAGTGCGCGGGAACGAAGGATATTTTCCGACGTATTGGTTATATCCTGTAATAATCGGTATGTATTTATCTGCAATACCGTTTTATTTTGCTTTGTATCGTGCATTTAAACTTTTATGCGATATCGATATGAACAAAGCTTTCTCGGAATCATCGGTAAAATCTTTAAAATATATTAAATACTGCGCTAGTATGATTGGTATCTTGTATGCGGCGATTACGCCTTTCATGTATTTGATGGCGGAGCTGGACGACGCTCCGGGTCTCATATTGATCGGATTGGTCATTACGTTTGGTTCTGTTGTGGTCGCCGTCTTTGCGGCTGTTCTTCAAAAATTATTAAGAAATGCCATCGATATAAAATCTGAAAACGATTTAACGATCTGA